The DNA sequence CTTGGCTTTATCACCGGGCTGTTCGGCGTCAATGTGGGTGGGATGCCCGGTGTGGACCGGCCCGATGCTTTCGCCATACTGTGCCTGTCCATGTTGGGCCTGAGCGTGCTGATGGTGATCCTGTTGAAACTGGTGCGCTGGCTGTGACCCGGTCACGAAACGGATTGTTCCGCCGTTTCCCTGCCTTCAACGATTCCAGCAAAGACCTTGCAACTGTCCAATACCTGCCGCGATCTCGCCTAATTTGACGATCATACCCGGTCCTCGAAGCACAAAGTTGACGAGGAACCCCTTTATGGACCGCCTGACAGAAATGGAAGCATTCGCCACCGTGGTGGATCAGGGGGGCTTTACCGATGCCGCCAAGAAGATGGGCATCTCCAAGTCCGCGGTTTCCAAGCATGTATCGTCGCTGGAAGCGCGGCTGGGCGCGCGCCTGTTGAACCGCACCACGCGCCGCGTTTCGCCCACGGAAATCGGTCTCGCCTATTATGACCGCGCACGCCGCGTTCTGAACGACGCGGGCGAAGCCGACGCACTTGTCACCTCGATGCAGTCCGCGCCTTCGGGCCTTCTGCGCATCTCGGTCGCCACCGATTTTGGGGTGAATCATCTGTCGCCGGCGCTGTCCGAATTCCTCAAGGATTTTCCGGACATCACCGTTAACATGGTGCTGAACAACCGCTACGTGGAGCTGATCTCTGAAGGCTTCGACATGGCCGTCCGCATCGGGGAACTGGAAGACAGCACCCTGCGGGCCCGCAAGCTGACCGAGACCACCAAGCGTATGATCGCGAGCCCGAAGTATTTCGAAACCTACGGACGCCCCGAAAAGATCGACGATCTGAATAACCACAAACTGCTGCACTATTCCAACCAGTCCAGCGGCAATGTCTGGAAACTCACTGCGCCCTCTGGCGAAAAGCGCCAGGTGCGCACTGCGGGCTGGTTGTCGGTCAACGACGGACAAAGCCTGCTGAACGCCGCGATCTCGGGCCTCGGCATCGCCTACCTGCCCAGCTTCCTCTACTCCGATGCGATGGGAAAAGGGCTGATCGAAGATGCGATCCCCGATCTGCCGCTTGAGACCCAGGGCATCTACGCTGTCTATCCGCCAGGTCGCTTTACCCAGCCAAAGGTTCGCGCCTTCATCGACTTTCTGGTGCATGCCTTTGCCGACAAGGGCCCCAGCGAATGGTGAGCTGACACAGGATTACTTACACCAACCTCCCTCGGTGAACTCCCCCGGCACTCTCAAGGTGTCGGGGTTTTTTCTGCGTTCAACTCACTCTCCCAGCACGACCACCTCGACGCGTCGGTTCTCCTCGCGCCCCTCTTCCTCAAGGTTGCTGGCGATCGGGGAAAGATACCCCATGCCTTCGGCCTCCATCCGGGCACCGTCGATGCCGAACCGGTCGATCATGCGTTGCCGCACCGACTGCGCCCTGCGGCGGCTCAGCGCGATGTTGCCATCCAGCGCGCCGACCGTGTCGGTGTGGCCGACCAGTGCGATGCGCAGGTTAGGCCGCGCATCCAACACGTCTGCAAGCCTGCGCAGGGACGCATATCTGCCCTCCTCCAGGTCCGACGCGCCGGTCTGGAACTCAAGGTCGCGCAGCACCGCGTGACCCTCGCGGATCAGCCGGTTGCCCAGGTCGTCCTGCACCTGCGCAGTCGGGGAAACCGGCACCGGCGCTTCTGTCACCACATCGTTCTCGGTCACTTCACCCGCACGTATCACCTGGATGAATGCTGAATTCGCCGCCGTGCTTGCGAGTATCGTCAACACTTCCTGCGGCGCGTCCACCGAGGGCCGCACGGCGGTAATGAAGTGATAAGCGCGGATGTTCACGTACATGTTCGGGCCCGGCAGCGTCTCTGTCGCGAACCGGAAATCGAAGCCGCCACAGGTCTCGGCGGCGCAATCCAGCAGGATCTCGAATCCCGCATCCAACAGCTGACGGCGGAGCGGTCGGATAAGTTGCAGCGGTGTCAGGCCCTGCTGGCTAAGTTGCCATGCGGCGCGGCGCACCTGGCCCTCCACCTCCAGCGTCACGACCTGCCCGTTTCGGAAGATACCCGCAGGCGCGGAGTATCTGTCAGGCCCGGTGTTGCGCTCTGCCGTCAACCGCGCGCCTGCGGGCAGAGAAAGCTCCACCGCGGCCACCGGCCCGGCCAGAACACATCCCAAGAGCAGCGCCCGCAGGATCATCTGGCCTGTGCGTGATATTCGACATTGGGCCGCATGTCGGTGCCACTGGCAACCCGGTTGGTCATGTTGAAAAAGGCTGCGACACTTACTATGTCGAAAATATCGCGGTCCGAGAAACCATGGGCACGCAGCGCCTCGCGGTCGGATTCCACGACGGCAGCACTTTCGCGGGTCAGTTTCACCGCGAAATCCAGCATCGCCATCTGGCGTGCGTCGATCCTGGCCACCTTGTAGTTCATCACCAGCGCCTCGCCCAGTTGCGGATCGCCTGACAGCTGCCGCACTGCGGCCCCATGCGCCACGAGGCAGTAGTAACACTTGTTGACCGACGACACGGCGACCGCGATCATCTCGCGCTCCAGCTTGCTCAGGGCGCTGTCCCCCAGCATCAGGTCGTTGTACATCGCCGTGAAGGCGTTGAGCTTGTCGATGTCAAAGGCATAGGCCCGCAGGACGTTGGGAACCATGCCCAGCTTCTCCATGCAGACGTCGAAATATTTCTGCGTCTGCGCGGGCAGCGGATCAACCATCGGCAGGTCAAGGGCGGTTGGGGAATCGTCGGCCACGAAAGTCTCCTTTACCTCGGGGATTGACGATAATGGTAGCGCCCGCATTCGGTGAAGCCTATAGCCTGGTAGAGCGCATTCGCGCCCGCGTTCTGTTCGACGCAGAGCACTGCAAGCAGCGCCGCCCCCCGTGCCTGCGCCCAGAACGCGGCGCGCCGCATCATCCACCCTGCCACGCCCTGCCGCCGCTGATGCGGCAGCACCTCTACCGCGTGAACCATGCAGATCCCGTCATGGACCGCGGCAAAGGCGACGCCCCCGGGTTTTTCCTTCCAGCGCGAAAGGATCGCCGTCTTCACCTCTGCCCGCTCCATGACCGCAATCCGGGCGGTGCCGACGCCACCCTGCGCCCAGATCTCGCGCATGATGGCCAGCGGTTCCCAGATTTCAAACGCGGTGACGCGCGGGATCGGCAGGTCAGTCAGCCGATCTGTCGGAATCGTGTACATGATCACGGGATCGACGATGCCATACCCCCGCGCGTCCAACAGCCGGTCAAGCGCCTCGTCTCCCTCGCGGACCATGAACAGCGGCGTCTGGTCCAGCGCGCGCATGGCGATTTCCGCCTCGTCGATATCCGCGCTTTCGACCGGGCCGCGGGCAGTGGCCGCCGACACGCGCTTGCCGCCGCCGCGCCCCTCGCGCAGCGTCCAGTTTCCGTGCTCGAACCGCCGCGCGGCAGGCCAGGTCCGGTCGCAGATCTCATAAAGCCGTGCCGCCGCCACCGTCATACAAAGGCTGCCTTCAACTCGGCCAGTGCCGCGTCCACCGCGGCTGCGTCACTGCCCCGGATCACGACATGCGCGCCGTATCTTCCGTCTTTCTGAAAGGGATAGGACCCCATCGACAGCATCGGATAAGCCTTGGCAAGCGTGCCCAGCGGCGCGGCAATGTCACCTTCGCCCCGATCAATGCGCAGCGTCTTGCTGATCAGCGGGGCACCCCCGGTCAATCCTGGCAAAACGGAACCGACCATCGCATGGAATACGCTGGGCACCCCGGCCATGACGTATACATTTTCGACCCGGAAACCCGGCGCGGCGGACACCGGGTTTTCGATCAGCTCCGCGCCGTCGGGAATGCGCGCCATCCTCAGGCGCGCGGCGTTCAGCTCTGTCCCCGATCTGGCATAATGCGCGGTAAGGATCGCGCGGGCATCGTCGCGGACGTCAATCCGGCGGTCAAAGGCCGCCGCGATGCTGTCGGCGGTGATGTCGTCATGTGTCGGGCCAATACCGCCGCTCGTGAAGACGTGATCATGACGGCCCGACAATTCCCGCACCGCCCCGACGATCGCGTCCTGATCGTCGCTGATCACGCGAACCTCCATAAGGTCGATCCCCGCCTCCGCCAGTTTGCCCGCGAGATGGTGCATGTTGCTGTCCCGGGTACGGCCTGACAGGATCTCGTCTCCGATGACGATCATGGCGGCGGTTGGGTTTGGCATCGGGTTCTCCTTGAGACGTTCCGAGGTTCGGTATAGGCCGCACCCCATGCGCTTTCAAACCCAACTTGTGCCCGCCCGGCTGATCCGCCGCTACAAGAGGTTCCTCGCCGATTGCCAGCTGGAAGACGGGCGCGAGGTGACGGCACATTGCGCCAACCCCGGGTCGATGATGGGTCTGGCCGAGCCCGGCACCCGGATCTGGCTGGAACCCAACGATGACCCGAAGAAGAAGCTGAAATTCGGCTGGCGCCTCGTGGATCACGAGAACGGCCACTTCACCGGGGTCGATACCGGGCTGCCGAACCGGTTGATCAGATCGGCGCTTGAAGCCGGGGAAATCGCGGGGCTGGCAGGCTATGACAGAGTTCAGGCTGAGGTGAGATACGCCGAAAAATCGCGCGTCGATTTCCTGCTGTCGGGGCCGCGCAGACCGGATTGCTATGTCGAGGTGAAATCCGTCACCCTAAGCCGCACGCCAGGATTGGCCGAATTTCCCGACAGCGTGACGGCGCGCGGAGCGCGGCACCTGAACGATCTGGCGCAGATGGCGCAGGCCGGTCACCGCGCGGTCCTGCTCTACCTCGTGCAACGGACCGATTGCACATCTGTTACAATGGCGCGCGACATTGACCCTGCCTATGCTGCGGCGCATGCGGCGGCAACTGAAGGCGGGGTGGAAACGCTGTGCCTCGGCACCCATATTACGCCGGACTGCGTCACTTTGGCCGCCCCTCTGGCATTGCAACGCCGCGCACGCTAAACATCTGCCTGAACGGAATGGAAAATTCATGGAGAAGCCGGTGAACGAACAGCACCGTGGCCGCGTCACAAAGGACGGCATCCGCATATACGATCCGTCGGATTTCGCCGGAATGCATGCTGCCGGGCGACTGGCGGCGACGATCCTGGATGAAATCGCGGAGCATGTCGTTGTCGGCCAGACCACGGGCGAGATCGACCGCCTGATCGAGGAGAAGGTCAAGGCAGCGGGTGCGAAATCAGCAACCATCGGGTACAAGGGCTATCAGCACGCCTCCTGCATCAGCGTGAACCACGTGGTCTGCCACGGCATCCCCGGCGACAAGAAGCTCAAGGATGGCGACATCCTGAACATCGACGTCACCGTGATCGTCGATGGATGGTTCGGGGATACGTCGCGGATGTATGTCGCGGGCAAACTGCCACGCAAGGCCGAGCGCCTGATCAACGTGACACACGACAGCCTGATGCGGGGCATCGAGGCCGTGAAGCCGGGGAACACGTTTGGTGACATCGGCCATACGATACAGTCCTTCGTGGAAGCGCAGCGCATGTCCGTCGTCACCGATTTCTGCGGTCATGGCCTGGGCCGTGTGTTTCACGCCCCGCCGAACGTGCTGCACTACGGTCGGCCCGGCACCGGTGCTGTCCTGGAACCTGGCATGTTCTTCACCATCGAGCCGATGGTGAACCTCGGTCGGGCAGAGACGAAAACGCTGTCGGATGATTGGACGGCCGTGACGCGAGACAAGTCATTATCGGCGCAATTCGAACATTCCGTCGGCGTGACGGAGGATGGGGTCGAAATCTTTACCCTGTCCCCGTCGAACTTGTTTCATCCGACCTACGGCGGCTAACCTTCCGGGTCGTCTTTGTGTTCTGCCAGCCGCTTCATCATCAGACTTAACAAGGTCTCCCCCGCGACAGGTGTGATCGCATCCGTGATGATGACCGCGGGGCCGACAGGTTTGCGGCCCGGCGCGGTCCGGTCGTCGGCGCTCGCGTGCGGTATTGGCAAGGCCCAGTGTGGCACCGTCAAATCTGTCATGTGAAGGGAAATAGCACGACGGCCGGGCCTTTACAGCCTTTGAACGTCAGACGGCCATCTGGGCGACATCGGTTAGCGGCCTCGGACAACCCTGCAAGATCCGCAGCCCGACCGAACTTCACTCCCTTCAAAATGAAGACATGTCATAAATGACATGTCTTCTTTGGTAGGACAGGATATCAACCGGCGCTCTCATCGGGGGGCGACATTGCATATTCGCCAATTCGAACCCGCACTCGGCAACTTTCGTTTCAATTAGGTAAGAAATATTGCCATAGATTTCTTTTCGTGATTACCTCCCCCAAAAAGGGAGGATATCACCATGGACTGGCATCAGATTTTCGCCACACGCATGGACCGCATGAAGGCCAGTGAAATCCGCGAGTTGCTCAAGCTGCTGGACCAGCCCGACATCATCTCCTTTGCAGGCGGCATCCCCGACCCGGAATTGTTCCCGACCGAAGCGTTCCAATCGGCATTGGCCGATGCCCTGTCACCGGCCAATGCCAGTGCCGCGCTGCAGTATTCCGTTTCCGAAGGCTATGCCCCCCTGCGGGACTGGATCGCGACCCAGATGGCAGAGCTGGGCGCGCCTTGCACCCGCGAGAACGTTCTGATCACCTCGGGCTCCCAGCAGGCGCTGGATTACCTTGGCAAGCTGATGCTATCGCCGGGCGACACGGCACTGATCGGCTGGCCCACCTACCTTGGCGCGCTGGGCGCGTTCAATGCCTATGAACCGACCTACGACCGACTGATCCCACGGGGCAACCGCAGTGCCGAAGACTATGCCGCTGCGGCCAGCGCGAATGGAGGCCGGGTCAAGTTCGCCTATGCGTCCGTGGACTTCGCCAATCCCACCGGCGAAACGCTGGACCATGCTGCGCGCGAGAGCATCCTGACCCTCGCCGACGATCTGGACATCGCGGTGATCGAGGATGCAGCCTACCAGGTGTTGCGCTACGACGGGGAGCCGGTTCCGCCGATGCTGGCGCTCGAAATCGCGCGGAAAGGCGATATCGAACAGTGCCGGACGCTGTACTGCGGCAGCTTTTCCAAGTCGCTGGCGCCGGGGCTGAGAGTGGGCTGGATCTGCGGCGCGTCCAACGTGATCAGCCAACTGGTCCTGATGAAACAGGCCGCCGACCTGCATTCATCGACCATCAACCAGATGGCGATCAACACCGTGGCGCGTGGCGTGTTCGCGGACCATACCGCCAAGCTGCGCCGCACCTATGCCGCGCGCCGGGATGCAATGCTGTCGGCACTGGAAACGCACATGCCAGAAGGCGTGACCTGGACAAAGCCGGAGGGCGGCATGTTCGTCTGGGTCACTTTGCCCAAGAACATCAACGGCACCGACCTGCTGCACGTCTCGCTGGAAAGCCAGCGGGTCGCTTTCGTGCCGGGACAGGCCTTCTTTGCGGACCGCTCCGGGGCCAATACACTGCGCCTCAGCTTCTCTCTGGCGGACGACGCAGCAATCTCGGAGGGCATCAAGCGTCTGGCGGCGGCAATCCGCGCCGCAGCCTGAAATCAACCGGTAAACAGCAACAGCGTCACGTGTGTGTCGCCGAACCGCCGGTTGTCCAGCAGGGCGAAACCCTCAGGCGGCTGCATGGGGGCGCTTTCTTCCCAGACGACAGTGGCATCTGGCCTCAGCCATCCCTGCGTGCCAGCCGCTTTCAACGCGCTTTGCCCCAGGTTCTGGCCATAGGGCGGGTCAAGAAAGACAAGATCGAAAGGCGCATTCGGCCACGCCCCCAGCCGGGTCGCATCGTTGCGCATCAGCATCGCTTCGGTTTCCACCCGCAGCTTGCGGATGTTCTCGGTGATCAGCCGCTGGCCCGCGCGCCCGTTCTCTATCAGACAGACCTCGCGCGCACCGCGTGACAGCGCCTCCAGCCCCAGCGCCCCGGTTCCGGCAAAAAGGTCGAGCACCCGCGCCCCTTCGATCACGTCGCGGTGGGTCAGCATGGAAAACAGGCTTTCACGCACCCGGTCGGACGTAGGACGCAGATGCGCAGCCGCATCACCCTTGCCCAAGGCCGCAAGCGCCGTGCCTCGAAATCTCCCGGCGATGATCCTCACGCCTTCAGCAGCGCCTTCAGATCCGTCGTCGGGTCTGCGATGACCTCCGGATCAGGCGATTTGCCCGCCTCTATCAGGCGTTTGCCCACCATATAGCCGCGCGGATCGTTCATCGCGTCCACGGCCACCAGTTCATCTCCCCGATAATACCAGAACCCGATCGAATCCGCATCGACCCGCCGGGTCACGACCCGGTCGTAGCCGGTGTTCAGCCCCGCGATCTGCAGCTTGACGTCATATTGATCGGACCAGAACCAGGGCTTCGCGATATAATCCTTTTCCGCGCCCATGATATTCGCGGCCACCGCTTCGGCCTGTTCGATGGCGTTCGGAACGGACTCCAGACGGATACGCTCACCCCGGTAAGGAAAAGATGCGCAATCGCCTGCCGCCCAAACATGCGGAACCGACGTCCGGCCCTGCGCGTCGACCCGGATGCCGTTCTCTATCTCGATGCCGGCGGCCTCTGCCAACGCGACGCCGGGGCGGATGCCGACACCTACAATGACAAAATCCGCCGGGATTTCGGTCCCGTCGGTCAGGCGCGCGCCAATCACCGCGCCCGCCTCGCCCATGAGATGATCCAGCCCCACGCCCTCGCGAATGTCCACGCCGTGGCGGTGATGCAATTCGCGGAAGAAATCGGAGGTTTCTGGCGCCGCCACCCGCTTCAGAATGCGGTCGGCCATCTCCACCAGTACAACCTTCAGGCCCAACTTGGCCGCGACGGAGGCCGCTTCCAGCCCGATGTAGCCGCCGCCGACGATCAACACCTTTGCATCCTGAGCGAAGCGCGGCGCCATCGTGTCGACATCCGAAAGGTCCCGCACCACGAAAACACCGTCAAGGTTGCCTCCAATGGCCTCGGGCAGGCGGTTCGGTGTCGAGCCGGTGGTCAGCACCAGTTCGTCATACGCCAGGGTTTCCCCCGAAACCGTCAGTGTCTGCGCGTTGGTATCAATGCTCTCGACCTCCGAATGCATGCGCAGCGTGATGTTGTTGTCGGCGTAGAACGCCTCCGGTCGCAGGTAGAGGCGCTCCAGCGTCATGTCACCCATAAGATAGGCCTTGCTCAGCGGCGGACGCTGGTAGGGCGGTACGGGTTCGGCGCCAATCAGGGTGACATCGCCCTCGAAGCCACTGTTGCGCAGCTTGGCCACGCAGGATGACCCGGCCTGGCCGGCCCCGATGACAACCACATGCTTCATCTATCCACTCTCCGATTTTCCGCTCGCACCGATGGGCGAAACCTATATGGTCGCATTGATCCAACACAATACCATGAAAGGCCCAGCGGATGACAATCTCAACAGGTGATACCCTGCCCGACGCGACCCTCGTTCAGATGGGGTCGGACGGCCCTCAGCCGGTGCAAATGGCCGACAAGGTGAAGGGCCGCAAGGTGGTGGTCTTTGCCGTCCCGGGAGCGTTCACGCCAACATGCCACTCTGCCCATGTTCCCAGTTTTGTACGCACCAAGGACCAGTTCGACGCCAAAGGCGTGGACGAGATCATCTGCGTGTCCTGCAACGACCCCTTTGTAATGAAGGCCTGGGGAGAGGCGACAGGCGCGACGGAGGCGGGGATCACCATGCTTGCCGATGCGTCTTCCGAGTTCACCAAAGCCATCGGCATGGACTTTGACGCACCGCCCGCCGGGCTTGTGGCCCGGTCCAAGCGATATGCCATGCTGATCGAAGACGGCAAGGTTACTCTCTTCCAACCAGAGGAAAACCCCGGCGTCTGCGAAGTCTCCGCCGGCGAGAGCCTACTGGCCAGCATGTAACGAAAACCGCGGGCGGGCGCGTTCTTGATCGCGCCCGCCCCGTTCCGAATTCGCCCGCTCAGCCCGCCTGAACGAGTGTGCGTGTCGGGAACGGAATATCGACGCCCCCGGCGTCCAGGGCTTCCTTGACCTGACGGGTCATGTCGGCCTTGAAGGCGAAGTAATCTGCGGCGCTGCACCACACTCGCACCAGAAAATCGACGGAACTGTCGTTCAGGTTTGTGACCTGAATAAAGGGTTCCGGTTCTTCCATGGCGCGGGAGTCTGCCATGATCGTGTCTCTGATAATCGTCTCCGCGTCTTTGAGGTTCGCGCCGTAGCCAACACCGAATGTCCATTCCGCGCGGCGGGTCGGATTGACCGAATAGTTGTCGATGACATTGCCCCAAACCTCGGAGTTGGGAACGATTACGTGCACGTTGGTCAAGTCCGCGAGTTCGGTGAAGTTCAGGTTGATCTGCTTGACCGTCCCCATCTTGCCTGCCACCTCGACGAAATCGCCAATTTTGATGGGCCGGAACAGGATCAGCATCACCCCTGCGGCCACGTTCGACAACGTCCCTTGCAGCGCAAGGCCGATTGCCAGACCGGCGGCACCGATAACCGCCACGACCGATGTCGTCTGTACGCCGAAGGTGTTGAGCACGAAGAGAATCGTGAAACCCAGCACGACATAGCGCACGATGGAGGCAAGGAATTCGAACAGCATGTCGTCCAGATGACGACTGCTCTTGCCCAGTTTCTGAACCCTGCTTTGCAACCAGCTGGAGATGATCCAACCCAACAAAAGGATCACGACAGCCCCAAGGATGGAGCCTGCCGTGCTGGCGAGGAATTCCAGTGTCAATACGTCCGAAATGCTTCTGCCATTCCAGATTTCGGTGTTCAGAAAATTGGTCAGTTCCTGTTCCATCAGTCTTTCTCTGTTCCGTACAAGCCGTCCATCTTGCGGGCCAATTTTGCGTCCAGTGTCGTCAGCCCGTCAGCATCGTGCGTGGTCAGGGTGACATTTACCGTCTTGTACACATTGTCCCATTCTGGATGGTGATCCCATTTTTCGGCCCAGATGGCCACCCGTGTCATCCAACCGAAAGCCTCGACAAAATTGTCGAATTCGAACGTCTTGTGCATGGCGTCCTGATCTTCGGCCAGTTCCCAGCCGCTTTCCAACAACGGCTGCAGGACGGTGCGGCGGGTCTCGTCACTCAATTTCTCGGTCATTCCTGTTCCTCCATATGAACGTGTTTGAAAGGGCCGTAGTCCGTGAGGATCTCAATCTCCTGGTCTACGGCATCCCGCTCTGCTTGCAGGTATTCGGCAACGGCGCTGGCGAAACCCCGATCCCGCATCCAGTGCAGGGACCAGGTGGGCGTCGGCAAATACCCGCGCGCCAGCTTGTGTTCGCCCTGTGCACCGGCCTCGACCGTTTTCAGCCCACGCGCGATGGCAATGTCGATGGCCTGATAGTAACACAGTTCGAAATGCAGGCAGGGGTGATGTTCGATACAGCCCCAGTAACGGCCATAAAGCGCGTCGCGCCCGATAAAGTTCAGCGCCCCCGCGACCCACCTTCCGTCCCGTTCAGCCAACACCAGCGCAATGTCATCGCGCAACGTCTCCTGTGCGATGTCAAAAAAGCGACGGGTGAGATAGGGCGTACCCCATTTACGCGCGCCAGTGTCCTGATAGAACTGCCAGAAGGCATCCCAGTGCTCCGGCAACAACTCATCGCCGGAGAAGGTCCTGATCGTTCCGCCGAATCCCTGGGCCTGCGCCCGTTCCTTGCGCAGGTTCTTGCGCTTGCGCGAGTTGAGGTTGGCGAGAAAATCGTCGAAGTCGTTATAGCCCTGGTTGCGCCAGTGGAATTGCTGGGTCATGCGTACCATCAATCCCAGGTCTTCTGCCTGGGCCGCCTCTTCGGCCGTGCAGAAAGTGACATGCAGCGATGACAAGCTGTTGTTCTGTGTCAACTGGACCGCGCCCTGCGCCAGCGCCGCCAGCCCGGTCTGCTCGAACCCCGTCCGCGTCAGAAAGCGACGCCCGGTCGCAGGCGTATGCGGCACGGCGATCTGAAGCTTGGGATAGTACCGGCCCCCTGCCCGTTCATAGGCATGCGCCCAGCTGTGGTCGAAGATGTATTCTCCCTGCGAATGGGATTTCGCGTACAGCGGCGCCACCCCGATCACCTGCCCCTCTACCGAGGCCGTGATGTACTGTGGCTGCCAGCCGGTGCCGGGACCCACGCTCCCGCTTTGTTCGAGCGCGGAAAGAAAGCGATACGTCGTGAAGGGATCGTTGGGCGCACCGCCATCCGCAGTTTCGGGACAGGCACAGGCATCCCAATCGGCCTGCCCGACCTCGGACAGGTGGGGAACCACCCTGATTTCAATCTCTTGTGCGCTCATGCCATTTTCCTGCCTCTCCCTTATCTGGTTCGGCCTCGCGCCGGATCAAGCGGGAATGGCAGGCATGTACCCTTCGAAGGTGATGTTGTCCGCGACCTTGCGCGCCTGCATCTCCTGTCCGACGTCCCGGATCGTCCAACAGCAGATGAACGCCCCCCCTGCCTTGATCTCCGCCACGCGGGGGCGTGCCAGATCGTCCAGCTCGTGACTGATAAAGGCGGCATCGACCCGGTCAAAGTCCGGTACCTCGCGCAGTGCGTCGCAGGTGGCGCGCGGCAAGGGCCAGTCTTCATAGCGATAGGCGCTGGTCACAATCCCGCGCGGCACCTCGGGAAGCAGGTCGGCCATCCGGGCGACCGAATGCGGGTTGAAGGACATCACCGCCACCGGCCCCTCATACCCTTCGAGCGCCGACGCCACCGCCGCTTCCAGGGGGCCGATGTCAGGGCCCATGCCGCCGTCCTGATCCTTGAGCTCGATCAGCAGGGGCACCCGCCCCGCAACCAGATCGAGCACGTCGGCAAGCGGGGGGATCCCTTCTTGCCCGCCCTTCAGCCGGGTGCCCGCCAAATCCTCGGCACTGCGAAGCCGCACAGGGCCGGTGCCGTTTGTCAAACGCTCCAGCGCGTAATCGTGAAAGACCATCGCGGCATTGTCCGCGGTCAGTTGCACGTCCAATTCGATCCCGTAGCCCGCGTCGATCGCCGCACGGAAGGCGGCGCGGCTGTTCTCGGGTCGATCGGCATTCACATCGTGCAGCCCTCTATGGGCCAGCGGGATCGTGTGAAAGGCGCGCGGCAAGCTCATTTTATTTCGAAGATGCCTTCGATCTCGACCGCCACGCCCACAGGCAGCGACGGCGCCGAGACCGCGGAACGTGCATGGCGACCGGCATCGCCCAACGCCTCGACCAGAAAATCGGATGCGCCGTTGATCACCTTGGGCTGATCGGTGAAATCCTGTGTGGAGTTGACGAAACCCGTCAACTTGACCACCCGGTCCAGCCGTTCGATATCGCCGCCGCAGGCCGCCTTGACCTGCGCCAGCAGGTTGATCGCACAGGATCTTGCCGC is a window from the Sulfitobacter sp. THAF37 genome containing:
- a CDS encoding PLP-dependent aminotransferase family protein, translated to MDWHQIFATRMDRMKASEIRELLKLLDQPDIISFAGGIPDPELFPTEAFQSALADALSPANASAALQYSVSEGYAPLRDWIATQMAELGAPCTRENVLITSGSQQALDYLGKLMLSPGDTALIGWPTYLGALGAFNAYEPTYDRLIPRGNRSAEDYAAAASANGGRVKFAYASVDFANPTGETLDHAARESILTLADDLDIAVIEDAAYQVLRYDGEPVPPMLALEIARKGDIEQCRTLYCGSFSKSLAPGLRVGWICGASNVISQLVLMKQAADLHSSTINQMAINTVARGVFADHTAKLRRTYAARRDAMLSALETHMPEGVTWTKPEGGMFVWVTLPKNINGTDLLHVSLESQRVAFVPGQAFFADRSGANTLRLSFSLADDAAISEGIKRLAAAIRAAA
- a CDS encoding OmpA family protein — protein: MILRALLLGCVLAGPVAAVELSLPAGARLTAERNTGPDRYSAPAGIFRNGQVVTLEVEGQVRRAAWQLSQQGLTPLQLIRPLRRQLLDAGFEILLDCAAETCGGFDFRFATETLPGPNMYVNIRAYHFITAVRPSVDAPQEVLTILASTAANSAFIQVIRAGEVTENDVVTEAPVPVSPTAQVQDDLGNRLIREGHAVLRDLEFQTGASDLEEGRYASLRRLADVLDARPNLRIALVGHTDTVGALDGNIALSRRRAQSVRQRMIDRFGIDGARMEAEGMGYLSPIASNLEEEGREENRRVEVVVLGE
- the sfsA gene encoding DNA/RNA nuclease SfsA yields the protein MRFQTQLVPARLIRRYKRFLADCQLEDGREVTAHCANPGSMMGLAEPGTRIWLEPNDDPKKKLKFGWRLVDHENGHFTGVDTGLPNRLIRSALEAGEIAGLAGYDRVQAEVRYAEKSRVDFLLSGPRRPDCYVEVKSVTLSRTPGLAEFPDSVTARGARHLNDLAQMAQAGHRAVLLYLVQRTDCTSVTMARDIDPAYAAAHAAATEGGVETLCLGTHITPDCVTLAAPLALQRRAR
- a CDS encoding LysR family transcriptional regulator, translated to MDRLTEMEAFATVVDQGGFTDAAKKMGISKSAVSKHVSSLEARLGARLLNRTTRRVSPTEIGLAYYDRARRVLNDAGEADALVTSMQSAPSGLLRISVATDFGVNHLSPALSEFLKDFPDITVNMVLNNRYVELISEGFDMAVRIGELEDSTLRARKLTETTKRMIASPKYFETYGRPEKIDDLNNHKLLHYSNQSSGNVWKLTAPSGEKRQVRTAGWLSVNDGQSLLNAAISGLGIAYLPSFLYSDAMGKGLIEDAIPDLPLETQGIYAVYPPGRFTQPKVRAFIDFLVHAFADKGPSEW
- a CDS encoding peroxidase-related enzyme (This protein belongs to a clade of uncharacterized proteins related to peroxidases such as the alkylhydroperoxidase AhpD.); translated protein: MADDSPTALDLPMVDPLPAQTQKYFDVCMEKLGMVPNVLRAYAFDIDKLNAFTAMYNDLMLGDSALSKLEREMIAVAVSSVNKCYYCLVAHGAAVRQLSGDPQLGEALVMNYKVARIDARQMAMLDFAVKLTRESAAVVESDREALRAHGFSDRDIFDIVSVAAFFNMTNRVASGTDMRPNVEYHAQAR
- the map gene encoding type I methionyl aminopeptidase, yielding MEKPVNEQHRGRVTKDGIRIYDPSDFAGMHAAGRLAATILDEIAEHVVVGQTTGEIDRLIEEKVKAAGAKSATIGYKGYQHASCISVNHVVCHGIPGDKKLKDGDILNIDVTVIVDGWFGDTSRMYVAGKLPRKAERLINVTHDSLMRGIEAVKPGNTFGDIGHTIQSFVEAQRMSVVTDFCGHGLGRVFHAPPNVLHYGRPGTGAVLEPGMFFTIEPMVNLGRAETKTLSDDWTAVTRDKSLSAQFEHSVGVTEDGVEIFTLSPSNLFHPTYGG
- a CDS encoding molybdopterin-binding protein — protein: MPNPTAAMIVIGDEILSGRTRDSNMHHLAGKLAEAGIDLMEVRVISDDQDAIVGAVRELSGRHDHVFTSGGIGPTHDDITADSIAAAFDRRIDVRDDARAILTAHYARSGTELNAARLRMARIPDGAELIENPVSAAPGFRVENVYVMAGVPSVFHAMVGSVLPGLTGGAPLISKTLRIDRGEGDIAAPLGTLAKAYPMLSMGSYPFQKDGRYGAHVVIRGSDAAAVDAALAELKAAFV
- a CDS encoding GNAT family N-acetyltransferase: MTVAAARLYEICDRTWPAARRFEHGNWTLREGRGGGKRVSAATARGPVESADIDEAEIAMRALDQTPLFMVREGDEALDRLLDARGYGIVDPVIMYTIPTDRLTDLPIPRVTAFEIWEPLAIMREIWAQGGVGTARIAVMERAEVKTAILSRWKEKPGGVAFAAVHDGICMVHAVEVLPHQRRQGVAGWMMRRAAFWAQARGAALLAVLCVEQNAGANALYQAIGFTECGRYHYRQSPR